A single genomic interval of Xyrauchen texanus isolate HMW12.3.18 chromosome 48, RBS_HiC_50CHRs, whole genome shotgun sequence harbors:
- the LOC127639449 gene encoding uncharacterized protein LOC127639449, with protein MWKWCGGVFGVYTDKVKSVSVMEGDSVTLHTDDTEIQDKDEIDWWFESETQGFLKIGVFSTSDDVLGGRFRGRLHVNHQTGDLTITNITTEHAGFYQVIITGYRRTINTFSVTVSARLPVPVIIRDSSQCSSSSKCVLVCSVVNVTQVTLSWYKGNSLLSSISVSDLNRSLSLEVEYQENNIYSCVINNPIRNQTKHLNITEVCQPCSDYIRGCGCGFTEAVIRLVISGLVAMATVAVLVYDIRSKSVGQKMREQTSSLK; from the exons gtgtgtttggtgtttatACAGATAAAGTGAAGtcagtgtcagtgatggagggagattctgtcactttacACACTGATGATACTGAAATACAAGATAAAGATGAGATCGACTGGTGGTTTGAATCTGAAACTCAAGGCTTTCTCAAGATTGGAGTCTTCTCTACATCTGATGATGTTCTTGGTGGGAGATTCAGAGGTCGACTGCATGTGAACCATCAGACTGGAGATCTCACCATCACAAACATCACAACTGAACACGCTGGATTTTATCAAGTAATCATTACAGGATATAGGCGGACAATAAATACATTCAGTGTCACAGTTTCTG CTCGTCTGCCGGTTCCtgtgatcatcagagactcttctcaatgttcttcaagctctaaatgtgtgttggtgtgttcagtggtgaatgtgacacaggtgactctctcctggtacaaaggaaacagtttattgtcctccatcagtgtgtctgatctcaacagaaGTCTCTCTCTGGAGGTGGAATATCAGGAGAACAACAtctacagctgtgtgatcaacaatcccatcagaaaccagactaaacatctcaacattacTGAAGTCTGTCAGCCGTGTTCAG ACTACATCCGTGGTTGTGGTTGTGGTTTCACTGAAGCTGTGATCCGATTGGTCATCTCTGGTCTGGTGGCCATGGCTACTGTTGCTGTGCTGGTTTATGACATCAGATCTAAAAGTGTTGGACAGAAGATGAGAGAGCAGACATCATCACTCAAGTAA